Proteins from a genomic interval of uncultured Desulfuromusa sp.:
- the btsR gene encoding two-component system response regulator BtsR, with amino-acid sequence MIRALIIDDELHAREELEHLVRDTGAFDILGCCTNAIDALRRIRTEKPELLFLDIEMPALNGFELLAMIEDDLMPHVVFVTAYNEHALKAFEEKTLDYLLKPVSPERLLKTVDKVRETIRRGDPPRYQAEPLRHIPCQFSNRVKLISPAAVDYVFSDVTGIHVVTSEGPFFTELTLRVLEERTALLRCQKQFLVNPENIDEIRLLGHGLAEIKTLLGHTLPVSRRYLRQLKGALKL; translated from the coding sequence ATGATTCGTGCGTTAATCATTGATGATGAGCTGCATGCACGCGAAGAACTTGAGCATCTTGTCAGGGATACAGGGGCGTTTGACATTCTTGGTTGCTGTACTAATGCCATTGATGCTTTACGACGAATTCGCACGGAAAAGCCAGAATTATTATTCCTCGATATTGAAATGCCTGCGCTTAATGGCTTTGAATTGTTGGCAATGATTGAGGATGATTTAATGCCCCATGTCGTTTTTGTGACAGCATATAATGAACATGCTTTGAAAGCCTTTGAAGAGAAAACTCTCGATTATCTGCTGAAACCGGTTTCACCGGAGCGGCTTTTGAAAACGGTTGACAAGGTCAGAGAAACAATCCGTCGTGGTGACCCACCACGGTATCAGGCGGAACCTTTGCGTCACATTCCCTGTCAATTTTCAAACCGCGTCAAATTGATATCTCCGGCAGCTGTGGATTATGTTTTTTCAGATGTTACCGGAATTCATGTTGTGACCAGTGAAGGTCCATTTTTCACCGAGTTGACACTTCGGGTTCTGGAAGAACGAACAGCATTGCTGCGTTGTCAGAAGCAGTTTTTGGTTAACCCGGAGAATATTGATGAAATTAGATTGCTGGGCCACGGCCTGGCGGAGATTAAAACCCTGCTTGGTCACACCCTACCGGTCAGTCGCCGTTATTTACGCCAGTTAAAGGGGGCATTGAAGCTTTAA
- a CDS encoding TRAP transporter substrate-binding protein: MKKTLFRMSVCFLAVFSLLMVGTFASQAEAAPKYRWKLAQTWGTGFPIFGDAVIKMADMVKEMSNGEMEIRIDSANKHKAAFGVLDMVKLGQYEMGHSASYYWKGKDINTMFFSTMPFGMIAPEQFGWFYYGGGMELMKEVYNKHGVYSYLGGNTSNQMGGWFQKEINSLDDLKGLKMRVPGFAGEVLSKLGVVVTNIPPGELYTALDRGTIDALEWVGPSLDLNMGFHKIAPYYYTGWHEPATELQFLVNQKKFDALPKHLQKILEVAMELAAYDMYARSYNDSAINMDTIDTEYPNVKVKTFPKEVIAAMKVANKQLLDEYAAKNPEFKKIYDAQKAYMKKARRWTEISDYAYLKDNLE; this comes from the coding sequence ATGAAGAAAACACTGTTTCGTATGTCTGTTTGTTTCTTGGCTGTTTTTTCGCTGCTGATGGTTGGAACGTTTGCATCTCAGGCGGAGGCGGCACCAAAATATCGCTGGAAGTTGGCCCAGACATGGGGAACAGGCTTTCCGATCTTTGGTGATGCCGTCATAAAAATGGCTGACATGGTTAAGGAAATGTCGAATGGTGAAATGGAAATTCGCATTGATTCAGCCAACAAGCACAAAGCAGCTTTTGGTGTTCTTGACATGGTGAAATTAGGACAGTATGAGATGGGTCATTCTGCTTCTTACTATTGGAAAGGTAAGGATATTAATACCATGTTTTTCAGCACCATGCCTTTCGGTATGATTGCCCCGGAACAATTTGGATGGTTCTACTATGGTGGTGGCATGGAGTTGATGAAAGAGGTTTATAACAAGCATGGTGTTTACTCTTATCTTGGTGGTAATACCAGCAACCAGATGGGCGGGTGGTTCCAGAAAGAAATCAACAGCCTTGATGATTTAAAAGGTCTGAAAATGAGGGTCCCCGGTTTTGCTGGTGAGGTTCTTTCCAAGCTTGGTGTTGTTGTTACAAATATTCCCCCGGGAGAGCTTTATACCGCACTTGATCGCGGAACAATCGATGCGCTGGAATGGGTCGGACCTTCTCTTGATCTGAATATGGGGTTCCACAAGATTGCTCCGTATTACTATACCGGGTGGCATGAGCCTGCAACCGAACTGCAGTTTCTTGTGAATCAGAAAAAATTTGATGCCCTCCCAAAACACCTGCAAAAGATTTTAGAAGTGGCTATGGAATTAGCTGCCTATGACATGTATGCTCGCTCCTATAACGACAGTGCCATAAACATGGATACGATTGATACGGAGTATCCGAACGTTAAGGTTAAGACTTTTCCAAAAGAAGTTATTGCCGCAATGAAAGTTGCAAATAAGCAATTGTTGGATGAGTACGCTGCAAAAAATCCAGAGTTTAAGAAGATCTATGATGCACAAAAGGCTTATATGAAAAAAGCTCGTCGTTGGACAGAAATTTCTGACTATGCTTATTTGAAAGATAATCTTGAATAA